ACTGGCATTTAAGATTGTTATTCCGGCAGAAATCTGTTATAATTATCCCTAAGTGGAACAGCAAGATAGCAGTGAAACAGTAAGATAGCGAGGTTTAACCATGTATGGGAACAACGGATTTTCCGAACTGGCGAAACTGATGTTCAAGAATTCAGGAGATGGTGAGAAACTCAAACAAGTGCTGAATGCTAACTATTCAGAAGCCGATCTGATTGTCTATCTTCATAGCGAAGACCCGTTGATAAGTCGCGCCGCGGGATTTGCGCTCCGCTTAATTGGCACATCAGAAGTAGTTCCGGCATTGGTAGAAGCACTTAAAAACGATGATCGTGGGACCCGCTACAATGCTGAATACGCGCTCTGGGCAATCTGGTCGCATTCCGGTGATGATACCGTTGACGCCATGCTTGAAGATGGGAAAAATTTGCTCAAGAACAAGGCATATCAGGATGCAGTTGACCGGTTCACCACGGTAATCGAGACAAACCCAAATTTCGCTGAGGGTTATAACCAACGCGCTATTGCATACTTTATGCTTGAGGAATGGAGCAAAGCGATTCGTGATTGCAAACGGACTATCTCGCTGAATCCGAATCATTTCGGGGCGTTCGCAGGGATGGGACACGTTTATGTTAGACTCGGTAAAATCACCGAAGCCATTGATGCCTATAAGCAGGCGTTGATTATTAACCCGAATCTTATCTCCATTGCCGAGGCAATTTTGCGGCTCCGCAGCCGAACACAAGCCCAATAAAGTCGTCTCTTC
The Candidatus Poribacteria bacterium genome window above contains:
- a CDS encoding tetratricopeptide repeat protein, giving the protein MYGNNGFSELAKLMFKNSGDGEKLKQVLNANYSEADLIVYLHSEDPLISRAAGFALRLIGTSEVVPALVEALKNDDRGTRYNAEYALWAIWSHSGDDTVDAMLEDGKNLLKNKAYQDAVDRFTTVIETNPNFAEGYNQRAIAYFMLEEWSKAIRDCKRTISLNPNHFGAFAGMGHVYVRLGKITEAIDAYKQALIINPNLISIAEAILRLRSRTQAQ